In Candidatus Atribacteria bacterium, the following are encoded in one genomic region:
- the dprA gene encoding DNA-protecting protein DprA codes for MSDIGPKRFYQLLDYFGSPDIAWQAKSGEISKILNLSSKISSRLFEEKNNILPEEELNLVSKNKIQVLTIEDLLYPENLKNIHYPPPLLYFKGNILESDKNSISIVGSRKATYYGKMVAEKLSKDLALAGLTVISGLARGIDTAAHKGAISVNGRTIAVLGCGIDHIYPPENRRLAEEIEGSGALISEFPLYTLPERKNFPRRNRVISGLSLGTVVVEAAEKSGALITADFALEQGREVFAIPGNINSPLSNGSHNLIKQGAKLVENFKDILEEIHIVLPQKTTNRKVVKENTALTEEEKRIYQVISKEPIQIDYIIGASKLSAGKASEVLLNLELKDLIKEIEGKRFIKL; via the coding sequence ATATCGGACATAGGTCCAAAGAGATTTTACCAATTACTTGATTACTTTGGCTCTCCTGATATTGCCTGGCAGGCAAAATCAGGAGAGATAAGCAAAATATTAAATTTAAGTTCCAAAATATCCTCCCGGCTTTTTGAAGAAAAAAACAATATCCTTCCTGAAGAGGAGTTAAATTTGGTATCTAAAAATAAAATCCAGGTATTGACTATAGAGGACCTCTTATATCCCGAAAATCTAAAAAATATTCATTACCCTCCACCGCTTTTATATTTTAAAGGAAATATCCTGGAATCGGATAAAAATTCTATCTCTATCGTGGGCTCGAGAAAGGCCACCTACTACGGAAAGATGGTAGCCGAAAAGTTAAGTAAAGATTTGGCTTTAGCAGGATTGACCGTTATAAGTGGATTGGCTCGAGGAATCGATACAGCTGCTCATAAAGGTGCAATTTCAGTCAATGGACGAACTATTGCGGTTTTGGGTTGCGGTATTGACCATATATATCCTCCTGAGAATAGAAGACTGGCCGAAGAGATAGAAGGATCGGGAGCATTAATCAGCGAGTTTCCTCTTTATACCCTGCCGGAAAGGAAAAATTTCCCCCGCAGAAACCGCGTTATCAGTGGATTAAGTCTAGGAACAGTAGTGGTGGAAGCGGCTGAAAAAAGCGGTGCTCTGATCACTGCCGATTTTGCTCTCGAACAGGGCAGGGAAGTGTTTGCCATACCCGGGAATATAAACTCTCCCTTATCCAACGGTTCTCATAATTTGATAAAACAAGGGGCAAAATTAGTAGAAAATTTTAAGGATATTTTGGAAGAAATACATATAGTGCTACCTCAAAAAACTACTAATAGAAAGGTGGTTAAAGAAAATACTGCTCTAACCGAAGAAGAAAAAAGAATCTACCAGGTAATTAGCAAAGAGCCTATCCAGATCGATTATATTATTGGAGCAAGTAAACTTTCCGCCGGTAAAGCAAGCGAAGTGCTACTAAATCTCGAACTAAAGGATTTGATAAAAGAGATCGAAGGGAAACGATTTATCAAGCTATAA
- a CDS encoding nuclear transport factor 2 family protein: protein MSKEELISMMRKFRDALNKKDLEKSLSFFTEDADWVNPNGEFKGKEELKKYLKWGFEISPDQKVIESGVKIIAEEDKAVYEHILEGSFERMKYQIPALCIYEFKGDKFQHLRTTYDRLSMAKQLAKGPVAKTAVNSIINRMEKGLHA, encoded by the coding sequence ATGTCCAAAGAAGAATTAATCAGTATGATGAGGAAGTTCAGAGATGCCTTGAATAAAAAGGATCTGGAAAAAAGCTTGTCCTTTTTTACAGAGGATGCCGATTGGGTGAATCCAAATGGCGAATTTAAAGGTAAAGAAGAGCTAAAGAAATATCTTAAATGGGGATTTGAAATAAGTCCGGATCAAAAGGTTATCGAGTCAGGAGTCAAAATTATAGCCGAAGAAGATAAAGCAGTGTATGAGCATATTTTAGAAGGCAGTTTTGAGAGGATGAAATATCAAATTCCTGCCCTTTGTATCTACGAATTTAAAGGGGATAAATTTCAACATCTTAGAACAACCTATGATCGCTTGTCTATGGCGAAACAACTTGCTAAAGGTCCAGTGGCCAAAACAGCTGTAAATTCTATTATCAATCGGATGGAAAAGGGCTTACATGCGTAA
- a CDS encoding N-acetyltransferase, which yields MSWWTGPVTRPTDLGKYLEAHGLTYVEDYPGMAVDLLTLNVDLSVPPGLTIERVGDVEDLEKWIHPFTIGIGYPDYFAKIIFDSTAALGFGLHLPMRHYVGLLKGELVACSTLMLGSGVAGIYNVATVPEACRQGSGTAMTLAPLREARTLGYRVAILQSSQMGMGVYRRLGFKEYCKIGMYIWTGETNG from the coding sequence ATGAGTTGGTGGACTGGGCCAGTTACACGCCCAACCGATTTAGGAAAGTATCTAGAAGCGCATGGTTTGACCTACGTTGAAGATTATCCTGGTATGGCGGTTGATTTGTTGACATTGAACGTTGATCTATCAGTACCACCCGGCTTGACGATAGAACGTGTCGGAGATGTAGAGGATTTGGAAAAGTGGATTCACCCTTTCACTATCGGTATCGGCTACCCTGATTATTTCGCTAAAATCATCTTCGATTCCACTGCAGCTCTGGGCTTCGGTCTACACTTGCCAATGCGCCATTACGTCGGTCTACTAAAGGGAGAGCTAGTTGCGTGTTCAACGCTTATGCTGGGTTCGGGAGTAGCGGGTATCTACAATGTCGCCACCGTTCCAGAAGCCTGTCGGCAAGGGAGTGGGACAGCGATGACGTTAGCGCCCCTGCGGGAAGCCCGTACTCTGGGTTACCGAGTGGCCATCCTGCAATCATCGCAGATGGGGATGGGAGTGTATCGTAGGCTTGGATTTAAAGAGTATTGTAAGATTGGTATGTACATATGGACTGGTGAAACGAACGGGTGA